The DNA sequence CCCCGGTGCCGCACTGAAAATCGACGCCGTCCACCGCCCGGACGTCGCCGCGCTTGCGCCGCCAGAGTCCTTTTCGGATCGGAAAGTGCTTCTTCAGGTTCCGGACGTCGAGGATGGTTTCCATAACAGGCATCCCGCTTTGCTAACGGTCCAATGCGACACGGTCGAGGTGCCAGCACCGGGCCTGGTGTCCAATCTCGACTTCCTCAACCGGTGGATCAGAGGCGCACTGCTCCGTCGCGAAACGGCACCGAGGCGCGAAAGCGCATCCTTCCGGCAGGTTGAGCGGAGACGGAACCGTGCCCGGGATCGTGGACAGTTGCGAAGCCTTATCCCGGTTGATCCGCGGCGCCGATTCCAGCAGCGCCCGGGTGTACGGATGGGCGGGCTGGTAGAAAATCCGCTCCGGTGATCCGTATTCGACGATCTGCCCCGCGTACATGATCATGATTTCGTCGGCCATGTCTGCGATGACGCCCAGGTCGTGGGTGATCATCACGATGGCCATGTTCAGGTTGTCTTTCAGCTCTTTGAGCAGTTCTAGGATCTGCGCCTGTATGGTCACATCCAGCGCCGTGGTGGGCTCGTCGGCGATCAGGAGTTCGGGGCCGCACGACAGGGCCATGGCGATCATGGCGCGCTGCCGCATGCCACCGGATAGCTCGTGGGGATACTCGTCCACCCGTTGCAGGGGGCCAGGAATACCGACTTCGGACAGGGCCTCCACCGCGCGGGCCCGGGCGGCCTTCCGGTCCATGCCGTGGTGAAGGCGCAGCGCCTCGCCGATCTGATTACCCACGGTGTATACGGGGTTGAGGGCGGTCATGGGCTCCTGGAAGATCATGGAGATCCTGCGGCCCCGGATCCGGCGCATGGCATCGCCCCCCGGCTCGAGTTCGTGTATGTGGACGGTCGCCCCGTTTTCCCTTTCATGGTAAATGATCTTTCCTTCCACGTACCCCGGTTTAGGAACCAGCCGCATGAGGGAGAGGCCCATCATGCTCTTTCCGCACCCGCTTTCACCCACCACGCCAAGGGTTCTGCCGCGCCTGATCCGGAACGAGACGTCCCGTACGGCCCGGACGGGACCGTCGTCTGTGGGGATCACGGCTGATAGGTGTGAAACATCAAGGAGAAGGTCTTGCATACAGGGTCATTTTAACGACCCTTTCGAAGGTCTGTCAAGGTGATACCGCTGCCTTCCGCGACCGGAATATTGAAGAGATGCGATCGGTTTTTTGTAGGAAAAAGGACTGTACACACTCATATTGGCACGACCGAATCTACTGTAACTGCATCAACCCAGATAACCCGAGGAGTCAAATATGCACGCGTCAGAGACGGCCATGAAAGCGTGGTCTCGCCGGGGCTTCATGAAAGGCGCTTTGGCGGCCGGAACGGCCGGTATCGCCCTGTCCATGTCGGACAGAATGGCCATGGCCACCCAGTTGATCACGGGCGGAAGGCCCACCATCGAAGCCATCAGAGGCGTCGGTGTGCAGCCGGGTCTCGTACGTATGAGCCTGAACGAGAACCCGCTGGGACCGTCGCCCCGGGCCATCGAGGCCATGGCGAACCGGATGTTCGGCGTCAACCGCTACGGTACGGACCTGAGCGATCTGATGCAGGCCCTGTCGACCTTCGACGGGGTGGAACTGCCCGAGCCGGACAATTCCATGCGGCGCTCGTTTTTCAGGCCGCCTCCCGGTCCCTTCATGTTGACTCCGGGATCCAGTCTCATCCTGGACCTGCTCTGCCTGGCCTATCTCAGTCGCAATGGCGGCGAAGTCATCGAAGCGGAGTATGGATACGGGTCCATTTCCCGTTCCGCCAGTGATTACAACGACATGTTCGGCGTCGACGTCAACATCATCCGGGCACCGATGACGCCGGAATACAAGCACGACCTCGATGGAATGGCCGCCCTGGCGTCCGACAGGACGTCGCTGGTCGTCATCACCAATCCGAACAACCCCACGGGTACGCTGCTGCAGCCCGACGAAATCGAAGCTTTCGTCAACAAGCTCCCGGCTACCACCATCGTGGTCATCGACGAGGCCTACCTGCACTTCGTGGAGCAGGATCCAATTCCTTCGGCGGTCCCGCTGGCGGTCAAGTATGA is a window from the Gemmatimonadota bacterium genome containing:
- a CDS encoding histidinol-phosphate transaminase — translated: MHASETAMKAWSRRGFMKGALAAGTAGIALSMSDRMAMATQLITGGRPTIEAIRGVGVQPGLVRMSLNENPLGPSPRAIEAMANRMFGVNRYGTDLSDLMQALSTFDGVELPEPDNSMRRSFFRPPPGPFMLTPGSSLILDLLCLAYLSRNGGEVIEAEYGYGSISRSASDYNDMFGVDVNIIRAPMTPEYKHDLDGMAALASDRTSLVVITNPNNPTGTLLQPDEIEAFVNKLPATTIVVIDEAYLHFVEQDPIPSAVPLAVKYDNVAVVRTFSKAYALAAVRLGYCVASQKIQDELRKYYQESPNALATVAGAAAVRDLEHLQKSREAVWDFKKRCYATFDEMGIEYLPSQGTFVMADLKRPAMQVVREMRARNVWISSRRQREFRTWIRVSAGTEAETEVFLQTLKDVLAKSS
- a CDS encoding ABC transporter ATP-binding protein, translating into MQDLLLDVSHLSAVIPTDDGPVRAVRDVSFRIRRGRTLGVVGESGCGKSMMGLSLMRLVPKPGYVEGKIIYHERENGATVHIHELEPGGDAMRRIRGRRISMIFQEPMTALNPVYTVGNQIGEALRLHHGMDRKAARARAVEALSEVGIPGPLQRVDEYPHELSGGMRQRAMIAMALSCGPELLIADEPTTALDVTIQAQILELLKELKDNLNMAIVMITHDLGVIADMADEIMIMYAGQIVEYGSPERIFYQPAHPYTRALLESAPRINRDKASQLSTIPGTVPSPLNLPEGCAFAPRCRFATEQCASDPPVEEVEIGHQARCWHLDRVALDR